One segment of Nyctibius grandis isolate bNycGra1 chromosome 11, bNycGra1.pri, whole genome shotgun sequence DNA contains the following:
- the ISL2 gene encoding insulin gene enhancer protein ISL-2 translates to MVDILLPRPLPGAMGEPSKRRPGLALCAGCGGRIQDPFLLRVSPDLEWHVACLKCAECGQPLDETCTCFLRDGKAYCKRDYSRLFGIKCAQCRAAFSSSDLVMRARDHVYHLECFRCAACGRQLLPGDQFCLRERDLLCRADHGPPPDGAAARGPRSPALPPPAAAHLAEPVPGRPPAPRPPAHKAAEKTTRVRTVLNEKQLHTLRTCYAANPRPDALMKEQLVEMTGLSPRVIRVWFQNKRCKDKKKSILMKQLQQQQHSDKTSLQGLTGTPLVAGSPIRHESAVQGSAVEVQTYQPPWKALSEFALQSDLEQPAAFQQLVSFSESGSLGTSSGSDVTSLSSQLPDTPNSMVPSPTET, encoded by the exons ATGGTGGACATCCTCCTCCCGCGGCCGCTCCCGGGCGCCATGGGGGAGCCCTCCAAGA GGCGGCCGGGGCTGGCCCTGTGCGCGGGCTGCGGGGGCCGCATCCAGGACCCCTTCCTGCTGCGGGTGTCACCGGACCTGGAGTGGCACGTCGCCTGCCTCAAGTGCGCCGAGTGCGGGCAGCCCCTGGACGAGACGTGCACATGCTTCCTGCGGGACGGCAAGGCCTACTGCAAGCGGGACTACAGCAG GCTCTTCGGCATCAAGTGCGCCCAGTGCCGGGCAGCCTTCAGCAGCAGCGACCTGGTGATGCGCGCCCGCGACCACGTCTACCACCTGGAGTGCTTCCGCTGCGCTGCCTGCGGCCGCCAGCTCCTGCCCGGCGACCAGTTCTGCCTGCGGGAGCGCGACCTGCTCTGCCGCGCCGACCACGGGCCGCCTCCCGacggcgccgccgcccgcgggccgcgcagccccgcgctgccgccgcccgccgccgcgcaccTCGCAG AGCCGGTGCCCgggcggccgcccgccccgcggccgccggcgCACAAGGCGGCGGAGAAGACCACCCGCGTGCGGACGGTGCTGAACGAGAAGCAGCTGCACACGCTGCGGACCTGCTACGCCGCCAACCCGCGCCCCGACGCCCTGATGAAGGAGCAGCTGGTAGAGATGACGGGGCTCAGCCCCCGCGTCATCCGCGTCTGGTTCCAGAACAAGCGCTGCAAGGACAAGAAAAAGTCCATCCTCAtgaagcagctccagcagcagcagcacagcgaCAAGACG AGCCTGCAGGGCCTCACCGGGACGCCGCTGGTGGCCGGCAGCCCCATCCGCCACGAGAGCGCCGTGCAGGGCAGCGCCGTGGAGGTCCAGACCTACCAGCCGCCCTGGAAGGCGCTCAGCGAGTTCGCCTTGCAGAGCGACCTGGAGCAGCCCGCCGCCTTCCAGCAGCTG GTCTCCTTCTCCGAGTCCGGCTCCTTGGGCACCTCCTCCGGCAGCGACGTGACCTCGCTGTCCTCCCAGCTCCCCGACACCCCCAACAGCATGGTGCCCAGCCCGACCGAGACGTGA